Proteins from a genomic interval of Gadus macrocephalus chromosome 2, ASM3116895v1:
- the sox8a gene encoding transcription factor SOX-8a, which yields MLKMTDEHDKAVHEPPCSPSGSNCSMSQDESDSDAPSSPTGSDGQGSLLSGMGKKLDPEEDDRFPACIRDAVSQVLKGYDWSLVPMPVRGNGSLKMKPHVKRPMNAFMVWAQAARRKLADQYPHLHNAELSKTLGKLWRLLSENEKRPFVEEAERLRVQHKKDHPDYKYQPRRRKNVKPGQGDSDSGDLAHQMYKAEPGLGGLAGMSDGRHHPDHTGQPHGPPTPPTTPKTDLHHPGAKPDMKPEGRRLMEGGRQNIDFSNVDISELSTDVISNMEAFDVHEFDQYLPLNGHAAAASSAMLSLDHHHHHHHHHPHHPHQGPGPTGLCGGGSYQSPYGHLGHGGPAWSRKAAPATPGGAGSGSGGGGGGGGGMPTPPSPGGEAGLHRAHIKTEQLSPSHYSEHSHSSPSQPEYGPFSGQACVSSSSSSSSSSSSAAPAPPAAFSSPPQCDYTDLQGSSYYSPYSGYASGLYQYPYFHSSRRAYGSPILNSLSMAPAHSPSGSGWDQPVYTTLSRP from the exons atgttaaAAATGACGGATGAGCATGACAAGGCTGTCCACGAGCCGCCGTGCAGCCCTTCGGGCTCCAACTGCTCCATGTCTCAGGACGAGTCGGACTCGGACGCTCCGTCCTCCCCGACTGGCTCCGACGGCCAGGGATCGCTGCTCTCCGGCATGGGCAAGAAGCTTGACCCGGAGGAAGACGACCGCTTCCCAGCCTGCATACGGGACGCGGTTTCTCAGGTGCTCAAGGGATACGACTGGTCCTTGGTGCCCATGCCCGTCCGAGGGAACGGCTCGCTGAAGATGAAGCCCCACGTGAAGAGACCCATGAACGCGTTCATGGTGTGGGCTCAGGCGGCGCGCCGAAAGTTAGCGGATCAGTATCCCCACCTGCACAACGCCGAGCTCAGCAAGACCCTGGGGAAACTTTGGCG cctgctCTCTGAGAACGAGAAGCGGCCGTTCGTGGAGGAAGCCGAGCGCCTCCGGGTGCAGCACAAGAAGGACCACCCCGACTACAAGTACCAGCCCCGCCGGCGGAAGAACGTGAAGCCGGGGCAGGGGGACTCCGACTCGGGCGACCTGGCCCACCAGATGTACAAGGCTGAGCCCGGTCTGGGGGGGCTGGCGGGCATGAGCGACGGCCGGCACCACCCCGACCACACAG gccagCCCCACGGCCCCccgaccccgcccaccaccCCCAAGACGGACCTGCACCACCCAGGCGCCAAGCCGGACATGAAGCCCGAGGGCCGGCGGCTGATGGAGGGCGGCCGGCAGAACATCGACTTCAGCAACGTGGACATCTCTGAGCTCAGCACCGACGTCATCAGCAACATGGAGGCCTTCGACGTGCACGAGTTCGATCAGTACCTGCCGCTCAACggccacgccgccgccgcctcctccgccaTGCTGTCCctggaccaccaccaccaccaccaccaccaccacccgcaccacccccaccagggCCCCGGGCCCACGGGGCTGTGCGGAGGCGGCTCCTACCAGTCCCCGTACGGTCACCTCGGCCACGGCGGCCCGGCGTGGAGCCGCAAGGCCGCCCCGGCCACGCCCGGCGGCGCGGggagcggcagcggcggcggcggcggcggcggcggcgggatgCCGACGCCCCCGTCCCCGGGGGGAGAGGCGGGGCTCCACCGCGCCCACATCAAGACGGAGCAGCTGAGCCCGAGCCACTACAGCGAGCACTCCCACAGCTCCCCGTCCCAACCCGAGTACGGCCCCTTCAGCGGCCAGGcctgcgtctcctcctcctcctcctcctcctcctcctcttcctccgcggcgcccgcccccccggccgccttctccagccccccccagtGTGACTATACGGACCTGCAGGGCTCCAGCTACTACAGCCCGTACTCGGGGTATGCCTCCGGCCTCTACCAGTACCCCTACTTCCACTCCTCCCGGCGGGCCTACGGGAGTCCCATCCTCAACAGCCTGTCCATGGCCCCCGCCCACAGCCCGTCCGGCTCCGGCTGGGACCAGCCCGTTTACACCACCCTGTCCAGACCCTAA